AACTCGGGGTAGATACGGCGAAGGTCGGTTACGCTTTTGCGGGCGGCTTCGTATTTCTGGCGGGTCTGCTCGCTGGGTTCTGGGGCTGCTGTCGAAAGGCGGCGCAAAGCTAAAAGGAAATTAAGTAACACGGCGAACTAACATAGCAAAGGGGCAGTCATACCCTTAAAGTGCCGAATTAAGGCAAAACAAGGCCGGTGTGCACCCGTTTTCAACATTttcattgacaaaaaaaaatagatatggTAGAGGTTAAGTATGGCTTGACAGAGGGTCTTGAACAAGACTGGACGTATGGATGATCCTAATAATAATATGTcgtaatacaaaaataataaggcTCAAGTTTACTTTGTATGATACACCATCATACCACAGATGATActagtaataattaaaaaggtcagaatatttaattatacgtAAATCTTGCCATAGCCTTGAAAATTAACTATTCGGGACACCGGACATATTAAAACGATCAAACTCAGAATTTTTCTTCCACAGTTGAACCAGTTGAACCACGATTTTAAGAGAATGTAGCCTCAGATCGTTATTACATGGgcttaaatattttacaaaaacacgcaaaaaatcgtttttttcgttgattaaataatattaGCAGTTGATCTTTCCCTCTTCTCAGTCACTTCTCCGAGAAAGaaagacaataaataaatactccATTCGTTTGGGACCAgtttaatgtttattaacttttttgaaataatgaaatacaGTGTTATTTAGTTcagcttaaaaaaatcaattttgttaATGAGGTGGCGGTGGCACCGGCAGAACCGCCCCCATcagcggcggcggcggcggaaTGGCGTTAAACATCGGGGGTCTCGGTGGTGGCGGCACCGGGATCATCGGTGGCGGCGGCACTCCACCCATCATACCCCCAGGCCTTGCAATAATCGTGGTCGGTTTCTTCGCCTCATTCTTGAACGCAAACTGGAGGAAAAACTGCTTTGTATCGATATTCCAATGCGTCCAGAACTTATTATCCGTCTTCTCAACCTCCCGACTCGGCACTTTGAACGCAATTGTCTCGTAGGGTTCCGCTGCGAAAAGCAAATACTGCCATTTGCGGTCCGGGGGCTCAATTTTCTGTTCATAAGCCGACATGAATCGATGCCGAGGAATCACATTATCGGTGATTTCCGGATAATCAATTTGGAAGAGTAGACTTTGTTGGCCTGTCTCAGGGTCTCTTTGTTTCGTTACTCGGTAGCCGGGTCTCCCAATTTTGACGAATCTTTTCGGCTCAACTCTGGGTTTTTCGGGTTGGAGGAGTGTGGGGGCGTCCTTTGCTTCCTTGGCGGCTCGGCGAGCCAAGTTGGCTTGGTGCTTCTTGCCTTGGGTGTGGGCGAGGTAGCTGCCCTCGTTGTTGTGTAGTGTGAGACATAGCTTGCACTCGTAGGAGCCCAAATGGTTTTTCATAAAATAGGGGTCCTTTTGGAGGTCGATGGTTTCTAAAGCTAGCTGGCGGAGACGCTCGCGGCGGTCGCGGTTGGTTTCCGACCAGGAGGCTACGCCGCCACCGCCGGTCTTGCCCCCCGGGCGATTTTGGAAATCCATTTTGCACTTTTATTTATGCAATTAAAAACGATTGAGGTTACATGTAACTGACAAGAG
The sequence above is a segment of the Tribolium castaneum strain GA2 chromosome 9, icTriCast1.1, whole genome shotgun sequence genome. Coding sequences within it:
- the Sf3a2 gene encoding splicing factor 3A subunit 2, with product MDFQNRPGGKTGGGGVASWSETNRDRRERLRQLALETIDLQKDPYFMKNHLGSYECKLCLTLHNNEGSYLAHTQGKKHQANLARRAAKEAKDAPTLLQPEKPRVEPKRFVKIGRPGYRVTKQRDPETGQQSLLFQIDYPEITDNVIPRHRFMSAYEQKIEPPDRKWQYLLFAAEPYETIAFKVPSREVEKTDNKFWTHWNIDTKQFFLQFAFKNEAKKPTTIIARPGGMMGGVPPPPMIPVPPPPRPPMFNAIPPPPPLMGAVLPVPPPPH